Proteins found in one Arthrobacter pascens genomic segment:
- a CDS encoding FAD-dependent oxidoreductase, protein MTSLWLDRTESFTPDAFQAGTRYDTVVAGAGLTGLVTALLLARSGQKVLVLEARFPGAVTTGNTTAKVTLLQGTVLSALSKQYPQKQVRAYVEANREGQAWLLRYLDEHNTPYQRRDAYTYAATAQGAEPLREELAAATMAGLDVDFVRAAGLPFAVHGAVRLADQAQINPMDVLDTLLSDVRGRGGSIVCGVRLRNVTGSGPATVHTDGGTVTANAVVLATGTPVLNRGLYFAKLKPNRSYAAALELPADQVPPPGMYISVEQPTHSLRDYEADGRRLLLVGGHGHPVGRAKSEKAQLSGLLAWAGEHFPGAVPTHTWSAQDYQATNLLPLFGKLPRGRGHVFFGTGYNKWGMTNAVAAALGISADILGGQLPWADTIHHRGTSPAGAVSAVALNAGVAAKLATDWGRVAAGKNPDTAVQPETAVQPGDGMRADVEQLADGEGKVYRDGARPVAVSTVNGTTCRLSAVCTHLGGIVHWNDSELTWDCPLHGSRFNSDGRQLEGPATRDLPRADRL, encoded by the coding sequence ATGACGTCACTTTGGCTGGACCGCACGGAATCGTTCACTCCTGACGCCTTCCAGGCAGGAACCCGCTATGACACCGTGGTTGCGGGGGCGGGACTGACCGGACTGGTGACCGCCCTGCTGCTGGCCAGGTCCGGGCAGAAAGTCCTGGTCCTTGAAGCCCGGTTCCCCGGTGCCGTCACCACCGGGAATACCACGGCGAAGGTCACCCTGCTGCAGGGCACCGTCCTGTCCGCCCTGTCCAAGCAGTACCCGCAGAAGCAGGTTCGCGCGTATGTGGAAGCCAACCGGGAGGGCCAGGCCTGGCTGCTCCGCTACCTCGACGAGCACAACACGCCTTACCAGCGCCGGGATGCGTATACCTACGCCGCCACCGCTCAGGGCGCCGAACCCCTTCGCGAGGAACTCGCAGCGGCCACCATGGCCGGCCTTGACGTCGACTTCGTACGTGCCGCCGGTCTCCCTTTCGCTGTACACGGCGCCGTGCGGCTCGCTGACCAGGCCCAGATCAATCCGATGGACGTCCTGGACACGCTCCTGTCCGATGTCCGCGGCCGTGGCGGGAGCATCGTGTGCGGCGTGCGGCTGCGGAACGTCACAGGCAGCGGCCCCGCGACGGTTCACACGGACGGCGGGACCGTAACAGCCAACGCGGTTGTCCTGGCCACGGGCACCCCGGTCCTCAACCGCGGCCTCTACTTCGCCAAGCTGAAGCCGAACCGCTCCTACGCGGCCGCGCTGGAACTGCCGGCGGACCAGGTGCCGCCGCCCGGGATGTACATTTCCGTCGAACAGCCCACCCACTCCCTCCGCGACTACGAGGCGGACGGCCGCAGGCTCCTGCTGGTGGGTGGGCACGGGCATCCGGTGGGCCGGGCGAAGTCGGAAAAGGCCCAGCTCTCCGGGCTGCTGGCCTGGGCCGGAGAACATTTTCCCGGCGCCGTTCCCACTCACACGTGGTCCGCACAGGACTACCAGGCCACTAATCTGCTGCCGCTGTTCGGCAAGCTGCCAAGGGGCCGCGGGCACGTGTTCTTCGGCACGGGCTACAACAAGTGGGGCATGACCAACGCAGTGGCCGCGGCCCTGGGCATTTCCGCCGACATCCTGGGCGGCCAGCTGCCCTGGGCAGACACCATCCATCACCGCGGCACCTCCCCTGCCGGCGCTGTCTCTGCCGTGGCGCTCAACGCAGGGGTGGCCGCCAAGCTGGCCACCGACTGGGGACGGGTTGCCGCCGGCAAGAACCCGGACACCGCCGTCCAGCCGGAAACTGCTGTCCAGCCGGGTGACGGGATGCGGGCTGACGTGGAACAGCTGGCCGACGGCGAAGGGAAGGTCTACCGCGACGGCGCCCGGCCGGTGGCGGTCTCCACGGTCAACGGAACAACGTGCCGACTCTCCGCTGTCTGCACGCACCTGGGTGGCATCGTCCACTGGAATGACAGCGAACTGACCTGGGACTGCCCCCTCCACGGGTCCCGCTTCAACAGCGACGGGCGGCAGCTGGAAGGTCCGGCAACCAGGGATCTCCCCCGGGCAGATCGCCTGTGA